The genomic stretch CTTATTTTCATGGATGAAAAAGTATTATGCATTAGTTCAGTTTGAATTTTGTAAGGATTATGCCATTAAAGTATTTTATTACAGGCCGCAATTTAATCACACATAATATTAACTGGCATAGACTTATTTACCTTTCTAGTGAACATTGGAGGTGTTTTTACGATTTAACATAATTTAACTTTGTAGTGTAGATTTATTTCGTCATTCTCTATAATTACTCCGTATTTGATACATACACAATATTTatgggtcctgttaggttgagattatttagctaaattgaaaaatgagatgcaatatcagccactaatccacaagattaactaaatgtcaatagctatcacattatgtcaacacgggggtataagtgtcatttcaattcaatagccagaatatcaaatgtcaacagctcgtattaaaatgtcaacaactaaaaaataacacttacaattcatgtatcaataccgagaatatcaatgtcaacaactcgtattaaaatgtcaacaactaaaaaataacacttacaattcacatttgaatacggagaatatcaaatgtcaacaactcgtattaaaatgtcaacaactaaaaaataacacttacaattcacatatcaaaatatcaaatgtcaacaactcatattaaaatgtcaataactaaaaaataacacttataacaCATACAATCTGTGAAATCCAATCCAGAAATTCATTGGGGAAAAGACATAGCTCAACTTTCAAAACTTCAAAtcgtttcaaattcaaaaataacAGCCACACCTTTACGAATGGGTGATTCTCCGACGAGAAAAACAGAAAGGACGACGGATTCCGCTCAAAACCAAGTCTAGTGAGCAAACCAATTGCTTTATTAGTAAAGACAGCAGCGAATTGCGGATTTGATGAATCCTCGAACGCGGACTGCAGCTCCAACAATCCATCGGCGAGATCGAATTTCTCGAGTGGACTGATCGACCACCGCCGCAGAGGCGGAGCGGAGGCAGCGGCTGACGACGTCGGTTCCAGCGTCGGAGGGCGGCGCGGAGTGAAATTTGTCTAAGATTGAGGAGACAGCGAGCTTCTGGAGCGAAATTTGTCGAAGATTGGAGCGAAATTTCGTCGATTCCACCTCCGTCTTCTCCGCCCCGTTGACCGGCGCCggatcctcctcctctccgGCGCATCACGCGGCGGCGccggttgtggctgttttgatCTCCCTCCCTGAGAAGTGAGAAGGCTCAGATCCAGGCCGCGCCGACGGTGGTATCGACGGCGAACAGGTGCTTGGATTTGGGGATGAGTTTGCGGAGAGTGGAGAGCTTAGCGTATATTCTGCGCTGTGGCTTCTGGAGGATTAAATTACCATTTGACCcattcataataaaataatttaaaattattttttgtgtggcaaaatctggaccactcatttaataaaaatgagtggctgatgttgcatctcatttctcaattagccaaaaaaatctcaattgatcttGGACCCAATATTTATTGTATAGTAGAAAAAGTTGTTTCCTGAATTACAAGTAAACAATAAAAGCGCTGGTAATCTTTACCCTCTCTATGAAATTAAGCTTGAAATCTTACAGTGAAAGCGCTTCTCagttctcactctctctctctcatctagGGTTCTACTCTACTCAGTGCGTTAGACGAGCTCAATTCTTGATCGGAAGCCTCGCAAAATTCCGATTTCGCTCAGCTCCAATTACGAGATGCCGAGGTattgtttttgtttctttccTTGATTTAACGACcattgattttattagtgctaAGATGTTTCTTTCTTCTGCGTCTGGATTAAGTTTGATCTTTCCCCCATTGTCTGCTTCTCCTTCTTCAGATACTACTGCGATTACTGCGACACTTATCTCACGCACGATTCCGTAAGTTTCTCTTGTAACTTTTTTTCCAATCCCACTATTTTCTGGCTTGTGAATTTTCGTTTGTCTTATTGTTTATTAGTCGAGGTTTTATTTTAGTAAGCTGCATTTGATGGGTGGATAATTTCAGTGATGTTTTTGAATTCTTAAGCTGAAGTTGAAAATGTTTGGAATTGGTACTTGAGCAATGTGGAAGTGTATGGTTGTTCGATTAATTTTGATGTTTCTTTGCTCgggatttggaatttttgagcAAAACAGTAGCTCTTTTCATTTCttctattataaatatttataatcaGGTTTATTGAGTGACAGTATCTCTTATTCGTAGTAGTGCTGCTTGCTTTATTTTGCGAATTCTGATTTTGAAATTGTTGGCTGTCATTGCAGCCTTCTGTTAGGAAACAACATAATTCAGGATACAAGCACAAGGTATAATCTGCCCCCATCCCTCgcttactttttatttttcgtTCAGCAATTTTTTGTTATATGACGGACGTATGGTTCTATATTCTGACTGGAGCAGGCAAATGTACGAAGTTATTATCAACAGTACGAAGCACAACTAAATCAAAGTTTGATAGACCAAAAAGTGAAGGAGCATCTTGGGGCATTCAGGCCTCCCGTTGCTCCTTACCCAAGGCCCGGTCTTCCAGTTCTGCCTACGCCACTTCCAGGACAGTTCCCTTTTAGACCTCCAGTGTTGCCAAGACCGATGCCTTTACCTCCTGGTATGCtgcattttatttctttctcatTATCCTTTGTGGCATTATAACTTGCTTGCATCTTGATTCATGAATGTTTGAGTTAATACACCAATTCCGGAAAACAGTTTGGGGTCATCACTGGCACTGCTGTGGGGTTATGTGTTCATATGCATGCATATGTGCGACTTGACAGTCCGAAGTTAACTAATGCATGACAGAAACCCTCTGTGTTGTGTGGTATGTTCGTTAGCGTGAAATGTGGTCTAACTTTTCATGTTCAACTGCCAACAGGATACGCACCAATGTCACCACACATGCTGCCTCCACCTGGTGCGCCTGTTCCAGATCAAATGAACGAACTCCAAAGACCCGTGAcagctcctcctcctcctccaatGGTTCCTGGAAGTGGTGGAATCCCCACAAGCGGTGTCCCACCAATGTTTCCTCCTCCACCATATCAAGGTAACATGCCGTCGTTACCTATGAGTGGAGGCAGTGATGGTTCCGCACCTAGCGCTCTGGCTTCTGCAGGCTGATCAGTAGTCCTGTGTTTGTTCTGTATTGttctttggtatttttttttatgttaagatgatgatgagaatttgTACAAAGAATTTTTGATTTGTAGAAGAAAGGCTGTGTTCTGTTTCCGAGAAGCTTGTCCTTCAAATGTATTTAGGagcattgataaaaaaaaatattactccactaGTATGAAAAAATCTTGGGTCTTGGACAGTTGGACTGCTTGTATTGTCTTTGTAAAAAATGAACGAATTCTATTGATGCAATCATGCAATACTCCACAACATTTAAAAAATTGGCGAGTAAACACTTACACTTGCCTCTGCAATGGTTGCAAATCAGAGAGCAAAATTGACAGCATGGATTTGCTTGAGTGCCATCCATTTGGAATATCTGAATTATGAAATGGTGGAACTAAgagggtgttcggtttgcaagattgtatccgaaatcaaatttttagtgtgtttggttcatgagattcaaccccacaactcaatcctagatagataatcatgagataattagtcatagttaaccctctatgactaaaataacctcacaactcaatcctagattatatcttggtattattttatcatggaaaccgaacaccacctaatagtactaatataagagaaatttcgagtTGGATTCTACTGAACTTCTTCCCAGccccaaaagaaaagaaacaaattTAAAGATGATTAGAAAATCGGTGATGCCAATTCAATCAGAAATGAGATATTtctgaaaaatgaattttgttCTTAATTTTGTGTATTTCAGGCTTTTGACAGTATTGGTTAATTGTCCAACGATAATGATTGAAGATTGTTGAAATTTTAGTATCCAACGGGCATTTGGTCTAGTGGTATGATTCTCGCTTAGGGTGCGAGAGGTCCCGAGTTCAATTCTCGGAATGCCCCCCATATGTTTAACTCTTTTTAAGCTAATATCTCACTccctatatatatttaatgatttaatttggattaacCCTATTGTAATAAGTTATTAACAAACATGTTGACGAATGACATATATCATGAAAATagcatatttttaatataaaaaaatattttttttactagtactcctattaaaataGCTTTACctaaaatatcattaaaaaacacaactcCATTTAAAGCGGAACAgagataatttaattacttcTCCCAATAAACTTTAAACCAGGATAAGGAGAACGAGAACGAGAACGAGAACGAGAACgtctctctcttttcttcctTATTCTCTGAATGTCACTCGCAGCTGCAAGCTGCTGGCTTTCTGCCCTCTCCTTAACACCTAACTCACGCCGCTCTGCACCTCATTCCTTTATCGTTTTCAAATCATCTCACCATCCGAATCATTATCCTATTAGAGGGGAAACCACGAAATTACTGCCTAAATCCGCCCCGGAGGTAATGCCATATTTCATTTGctctatactattcctacttactatttatgaaCTAAACTTACGGGAGTCAGGTAActtgaattatgatttattTAGCTCAGCATATATAGTTTTTGAATTACAAGTATTTCCTATTAATGTAATTAAGTGTTAATTTATGAAGTTAATTGAATTGTGATAGCGAAAGATTAAATTATTGGGAGGGGGGAGGACTGAGGTATTGGGatggtttattttatttaatgtgtTCTAATATTCGCATGGGTAGTAGTATTGCTTTTAAAGAGCAAGTAAGTAGGTAAGGCTCATGAATTTCCAACGAAGCGAGCATGGAAGAAAGAATTACGTGGAGAACACAGTGAACACTATTTTATGCTTGAAGAGGTGTATCCTATTCCTAATATAAGCTGCTTGTTAAGTTGTTATATATAACATTACTCTAGAAACACTGAATTACACCAAGCGATCATCCATCTTCGTTCTTGTAGAGGTTATTCGTAAAGCAAATGTGTGAGGTTTTTACATTACATGTCCTGTTACATACTTTTCTTTGAAAGAGGCAAACCTTAGCACAACCTATCGCCATAACCTTAAAAAAGAGGCTATTAATGCCAATGTAACATCTTCACATCGGTCTCTTGAACTCAGAATGAAGCTAAGTTACTGAAGTTTCAACAACGTCAAAGTGATGAATATCCTCATTCAAATGCTGGAGGAAGAAGTACCAAGACTCCAACAGGACGAACCCAGCCTTCATCCCTAACGTCATTTGGCATacagaagaagaaaggaaagaagGGCAATGTGGTTGACTCGGTAGAGAAACAGGTAAATAGAACCCCAAGTGAATTTATTGGCTCTAggcatgtatttataaaaagtTGCTGTTTTAAATCATCGGACGTATAGATTCCATGATACAAGGAATAATTCTTCAGGCAGCTGGTTAAAATTCTGAAATGGAGATATGAAATCTAGCCACACTTATTCATAATTTTGGTGGAAATGGATTGTAAGAAACATATCCAGTATCCTTTTGCCTTTTTCTTTAAGCCCTTGCATAATTGACACTCTATGATGAAGTTCGTAATAATGTGTAATTACATTTCATTCAGATATATAAAATCCAACGCATTTGCATCTTTAGTCACATTATGGTGTGGTATTTACAAAATTGAACCTACTGTATATCTTGAATCTGTAATTATacgttaatatttttaatatagtcCGCCAATTATTTCATTTACGTTCTACTTATGATTATCATGTAATAACTGGTAACTACATACCTATGGTTTCATGTTATTTTTCGGAACTAATTCCTTGTTCATTTTTTTCTGCTGCAGCTGTTTGTAtcattgcattttttttttacttagcTTTATTTATTATCTGTCCCAGGTAGCAGGAAATCTTCAAGGTGCTGCTTTTCTCAATGCTGTTGTCAAGGTAAATATCTTGTATTTTCTCCTGTCCTAGTAAGAACGGTTTGTGACTTCTAGGATCTGGCCTGCTtgctattataaaattaaagtcTTTGTTTTGTCTTGCAGAAGAGCCAATCAAGGTTTGAACAATAGCTTCATATGCACAGATTTATAGTACATTGCATTGCATTTCACCGAACTTTTTTAAAAGAACATGGTTAAAAGTGGGCTGATCCTGAGATCTGCCATGATAACACTTGTATTCACCAATTATGGGCTACAATGATTTAATTCTGAATTTCTATTCACAGTGTGTATGACTCTTGAATGTCACATGAGATAATTATTTGTGTATACACTGAGTTATCCaaattatatgtaaaattatCAATGGTAAGACTGTAAGTATCATTTTCCTTTTGCTGATCGTCATTTGCCAATGTCAATCCCAACAATAATTGCAATTTCTAGAAATGTCATGATTAAATACTTATCTAAAATTCTTGCTAGGTCTAATACTATGTTTTGAGCTATTGCTAAGTCTGTTCTTCTTTTAGGTTTACTGCACCCACACTGCACCAGACTATTCCCTACCATGGCAGAAGCAAAGACAGTATGCAAGTACTGGAAGGTATCTACAAGTCTATGGCGTACATATTTTTTTCCTTCGCAGGAACATTACAGTTTAATATTAATTATGTGTCAAGGTTCAATGTTCTTTCCCCCCTCTTAAAAATAACTTGTGGACAGTGCTTTTATGATTGGGGAAGGGAAGATTTTGACAAATGCTCACTGCGTGGAACATGATACGCAGGTAATCACTGAACATCTTTCCACTGCAATAGTTGCACCATGTGCAAATATAATTGTCAGTTATTTCTTGTGTTATTTTGCGATTGCAGGTGAAAGTGAAAAGAAGAGGAGACGACACAAAATATGTTGCAAAGGTAGCTCTCTTTAAGTTTGAATATTTGTCTACCACTCTGCCCTCTGTTTTGTTGTTACATGGAATGTCATTTGGCCCACACAACACTTCTATTATTTCCTAAGAGTAATGGAAGTCAGTTACATGTCTTTTCTATAATGGCTGAAAGGAACAAATGTTATTTAAAACCACCTTTGCCAACCAAAAGGCATAGGACCTTGATATTGTTCTCAAAAGACTAGTTTTGAGCAAACACACAAGCTCCTCTCACATCACCCTGTTCCCATTGCTAATGATATAGATTTATTCTGAATCTTTCATGGGAGCTTACCCTGAAGCAAGTGATTATTACAGGTTCTAGCAAGAGGAGTTGAATGTGACTTAGCTCTGCTTTCTGTTGAAAGCAAGGAATTCTGGGAAGGGGCTGAGCCAATTCAGCTTGGAAACTTGCCTAATCTACAGGTTCACTTGATTTATCTTTTTTGTAACTTTAAACTTGATGTCCTTTGGGCTTGTTTTCTAATAATTTGTATTCATATTTGAGTATCAAATTTAGCGGGTAGCCCTAAGTCTGATGTTCCGTGCCTGCAACTGCTAGTGAATGGACTTATTTTAGAACAATAGTTTCTGTCCTTCATGAGGATCTGGCTCACAAAGAGGCAGAAGAaagttatattttttaaaaaatcgataGCATCTATTCACTTGTAGACAGTTGGACTTGGAGACCTATATCTCACTTATCTCTatgtattttctcttttttctcgTCGATTTTTAAGGATGCTGTCACTGTTGTCGGATATCCACTTGGAGGAGAAACGATATCTGTGTCTAAGGGTGTGATATCAAGAATTGAGGTTTGTTCAACAATACCTGTGTAACATTTGACTTTGTAGTTATGACAACTGCAAGTATTGTATAATCTGCTAGTCATTGTTCTGTTTGAGGATTCATCCACCTTTTAAGCAAAGGTTTCCTTACCGTGTTGACTACAAATAtagtttttaaaaaagattaactTGTCgcatctattttggtatttcctTACTTTTTATCTGTCCAATGTGAAACTATATAACTCATGCAGCCGATCTGTTTGTTTGAATAGCTGCACAAGATATTTACTGTCACTGTAGTGGTTGTCCTAAATAGTGCAGCTGATATACAGCTCCGCAGTTTGGTACTTCAGTTTACTGTCTCATATGTATGGGCCAATCTTGCCATAAATCTCAGGTGACATCATACGCTCATGGG from Salvia splendens isolate huo1 chromosome 4, SspV2, whole genome shotgun sequence encodes the following:
- the LOC121798374 gene encoding U1 small nuclear ribonucleoprotein C-like — translated: MPRYYCDYCDTYLTHDSPSVRKQHNSGYKHKANVRSYYQQYEAQLNQSLIDQKVKEHLGAFRPPVAPYPRPGLPVLPTPLPGQFPFRPPVLPRPMPLPPGYAPMSPHMLPPPGAPVPDQMNELQRPVTAPPPPPMVPGSGGIPTSGVPPMFPPPPYQGNMPSLPMSGGSDGSAPSALASAG